The proteins below are encoded in one region of Halalkalicoccus jeotgali B3:
- a CDS encoding alanyl-tRNA editing protein gives MNASAAAEPYVTEFEARIDRVDGREVVLDRTYFYAEGGGQPADRGEIDGVAVRDVQTRDGTVVHSLADGSGVETGRTVACEIDPAFRTYCMRTHTASHVLYGAGRRLLDDLGYGGFDIDERKARIDFETSTDIDDDVLIELEVLANRTVWEGRPVTWETVPVADARAREAVAFNTRTEEGVFEEDRGVRIVSIGADRTPTSTAESWDDAACGGTHVSNTREIGPISVLGRSNPGEGLTRVELAVGPAAIEHRTETRRAAERAARELGVGVPDLPAEIRRRRERITELEDERAALLGRIADARIDALGEDVLERDGERWLVGSVPHVDSDTLLERARALAGGDCEVAALVSDERPTTAVVASANGTDAGAVIDALTSEFGGGGGGGEEFAQGGGIAAEPAEVVSFLRDP, from the coding sequence ATGAACGCTTCGGCAGCCGCCGAGCCGTACGTGACCGAGTTCGAGGCCCGTATCGACCGCGTCGACGGCCGCGAGGTCGTCCTGGACCGGACCTACTTCTACGCCGAGGGTGGTGGTCAGCCCGCGGACAGGGGCGAAATCGACGGGGTAGCGGTACGAGACGTCCAGACACGGGACGGAACGGTCGTCCACAGCCTCGCCGACGGAAGCGGAGTCGAAACCGGCCGGACCGTCGCCTGTGAGATCGATCCGGCGTTTCGGACCTACTGTATGCGGACTCACACCGCGAGTCACGTCCTCTACGGGGCCGGTCGCAGGCTGCTGGATGACCTGGGCTACGGCGGGTTCGACATCGACGAGCGAAAGGCCCGGATCGACTTCGAGACGAGTACGGATATCGACGACGACGTACTGATCGAACTCGAGGTGCTCGCGAACCGCACGGTCTGGGAAGGACGACCCGTCACTTGGGAGACCGTTCCGGTCGCGGACGCCCGTGCCCGCGAGGCGGTGGCGTTCAACACGCGGACCGAGGAGGGTGTCTTCGAGGAAGACAGGGGGGTCCGGATCGTGTCCATCGGCGCGGATCGAACCCCCACCTCTACCGCCGAATCGTGGGACGACGCCGCCTGCGGGGGCACGCACGTCTCGAACACCCGCGAGATCGGCCCGATAAGCGTGCTCGGCCGCTCAAACCCCGGCGAAGGGCTGACCCGGGTCGAACTGGCGGTCGGTCCCGCCGCCATCGAACATCGCACGGAAACCCGGCGGGCGGCCGAACGCGCCGCTCGCGAACTCGGGGTCGGCGTCCCGGACCTGCCGGCGGAGATCCGGCGCCGACGGGAACGGATCACGGAACTGGAGGACGAACGCGCCGCGTTGCTCGGGCGGATCGCGGACGCCCGGATCGACGCGCTGGGCGAGGACGTCCTCGAACGCGACGGCGAGCGCTGGCTCGTCGGGTCGGTTCCGCACGTCGACAGTGATACCCTTTTGGAGCGAGCGCGCGCCCTCGCCGGCGGGGACTGCGAGGTCGCCGCGCTCGTAAGTGACGAGCGCCCAACGACGGCCGTCGTCGCGAGCGCGAACGGGACGGACGCGGGTGCGGTGATCGACGCCCTGACGAGCGAGTTCGGCGGCGGGGGAGGCGGCGGCGAGGAGTTCGCTCAGGGCGGCGGGATCGCGGCCGAGCCCGCCGAGGTCGTGTCGTTCCTGCGTGACCCATAG
- a CDS encoding acyl-CoA dehydrogenase family protein, producing MELTAEQRAIRDVVREVAVEELRPRAAEADRTQTFPEDAWDELADLDLTGLAVPEAYGGFDADRTTYSLVNEELAYGHLSVATALSVHCLATACIARFGTDGLKERWLPEMVSGRPVGAFALSEPEAGSNPAEMSTRAERDGEEYVIDGKKQWITNGSRAGVVILFAKTGENEITQFLVPADSDGLEVGKKEEKLGLRASDTTALLFDGVRVPEENRLTEEGRGLSAALSILTGGRIGIASQSVGLAQAAMDDALAYATEREQFGGPISEIQTIRHKLADMETKLRAARLLTREAARREDAGEDPRLDASIAKYFASEAAMEITNEAVQIHGGAGYTTDFDVERYYRDARITTIYEGTSQIQKNVIARELLG from the coding sequence ATGGAACTCACCGCGGAACAGCGCGCGATCCGGGACGTTGTCCGGGAAGTCGCCGTTGAGGAACTCCGGCCCCGCGCGGCCGAGGCCGACCGCACTCAGACGTTCCCCGAGGACGCTTGGGACGAGCTGGCGGACCTCGATCTGACGGGTCTCGCCGTCCCCGAGGCCTACGGCGGGTTCGACGCCGACCGGACGACCTACAGTCTCGTCAACGAGGAACTGGCCTACGGCCACCTCTCGGTCGCGACCGCGCTTTCGGTACACTGTCTCGCGACCGCCTGTATCGCCCGGTTCGGGACCGACGGTCTGAAGGAGCGCTGGCTTCCCGAGATGGTTTCGGGCCGGCCCGTCGGGGCGTTTGCCCTCTCGGAACCCGAGGCTGGATCGAATCCCGCGGAGATGTCGACCCGGGCCGAACGCGACGGCGAGGAGTACGTCATCGACGGGAAAAAGCAATGGATCACCAACGGCTCGCGGGCGGGCGTCGTGATCCTCTTTGCGAAGACCGGCGAGAACGAGATCACGCAGTTCCTCGTGCCCGCCGACAGCGACGGACTCGAGGTCGGCAAAAAGGAGGAGAAACTCGGGCTTCGCGCGAGCGACACGACCGCCCTGCTGTTCGACGGCGTGCGCGTTCCCGAGGAGAACCGTCTCACCGAGGAGGGACGCGGGCTGAGCGCCGCCCTCTCGATCCTGACCGGCGGGCGGATCGGGATCGCGAGCCAGTCGGTGGGCCTCGCACAGGCCGCGATGGACGACGCGCTCGCCTACGCCACCGAACGCGAGCAGTTCGGCGGCCCCATCTCGGAGATCCAGACGATCCGGCACAAACTCGCCGACATGGAGACGAAGCTACGAGCCGCCCGGCTGTTGACCCGCGAGGCCGCCCGCAGGGAGGATGCGGGCGAGGACCCCCGTCTGGACGCAAGCATCGCCAAATACTTCGCGAGCGAGGCCGCGATGGAGATCACCAACGAGGCCGTCCAGATCCACGGCGGGGCGGGTTACACGACCGACTTCGACGTTGAGCGTTACTACCGGGACGCGCGGATCACGACCATCTACGAGGGGACGAGCCAGATCCAAAAGAACGTGATCGCCCGCGAACTGCTGGGGTGA
- a CDS encoding SelT/SelW/SelH family protein, whose protein sequence is MTTVEIEYCVPCGFLERAEAVQHALLTNFGEEIDELVLVSGDHGIFEVRVDGEIVFEKSEDTYDVDQITRDVRAYV, encoded by the coding sequence ATGACCACCGTCGAGATCGAGTACTGCGTCCCGTGTGGCTTCCTCGAACGCGCCGAAGCCGTCCAGCACGCCCTGCTCACGAACTTCGGCGAGGAGATCGACGAACTCGTCCTCGTATCGGGCGATCACGGCATCTTCGAGGTCCGGGTCGACGGCGAGATCGTCTTCGAGAAGAGCGAGGACACGTACGACGTCGATCAGATTACGCGGGACGTCCGCGCGTACGTCTGA
- the dinB gene encoding DNA polymerase IV, giving the protein MGARLPGTESEARIVAHADMDCFYAACERLREPALEGEPLVVGMGYEPGTDNGAVATASYEARAFGVESAQAISAALEHLPRKRAAATDAHLDIERSGFYRPVDIPFYESVSEEVRGILHENAEVVREVSIDEAYLDVTERTTWDDAEAFARRIKDRIEQEIGVVASVGIAPNMSTAKIASDAEKPDGLVVVQPGEVRDFLAPVPVEELHGVGPVTARTLRERGIGTAGELAGADRHALLSAFGERGGDLYDRARGEDDREVTPKGRPKSLSRESAFVEPTADYEAIEERALALAAAVTERATRKDALYRTVGIKVVTPPFDVNTRARSLSGPVDDPDLVDRIVRDLLSEFEGERIRKIGVRVSNLEFGAAAQSSLDGWVGGDGVAGGSGEDDSDPVDSAARRGQASLSEFE; this is encoded by the coding sequence ATGGGAGCGCGGCTGCCGGGTACCGAATCGGAGGCACGGATCGTCGCCCACGCCGACATGGACTGCTTTTACGCCGCCTGTGAGCGCCTTCGCGAACCCGCTCTCGAGGGCGAGCCCCTCGTCGTTGGGATGGGATACGAACCCGGCACCGACAACGGCGCAGTCGCGACCGCGAGCTACGAGGCCCGCGCCTTCGGCGTCGAGAGCGCACAGGCGATCTCGGCGGCCCTCGAACACCTTCCGCGAAAGCGGGCGGCCGCGACCGACGCGCACCTCGATATCGAACGCTCGGGCTTCTACCGCCCCGTCGACATCCCGTTCTACGAGTCGGTGAGCGAGGAGGTCCGGGGGATACTCCACGAAAACGCCGAAGTCGTCCGCGAGGTGAGCATCGATGAGGCGTACCTCGACGTCACCGAACGGACGACGTGGGACGACGCGGAGGCGTTCGCCCGGCGGATCAAAGACCGGATCGAACAGGAGATCGGCGTGGTCGCAAGCGTCGGGATCGCCCCGAACATGAGCACCGCAAAGATCGCGAGCGACGCAGAGAAACCGGACGGACTCGTGGTCGTCCAGCCCGGGGAGGTACGCGACTTTCTCGCGCCCGTTCCGGTCGAAGAGCTCCACGGCGTCGGGCCCGTCACCGCACGGACCCTCCGCGAGCGCGGGATCGGGACGGCGGGGGAGCTGGCAGGCGCGGATCGCCACGCGCTCCTCTCGGCGTTCGGCGAGCGCGGCGGGGACCTCTACGATCGGGCCCGCGGCGAGGACGACCGCGAGGTGACCCCGAAGGGACGCCCCAAGAGCCTCTCGCGTGAATCGGCGTTCGTCGAACCGACGGCCGACTACGAGGCCATCGAGGAGCGCGCGCTGGCGCTCGCTGCGGCGGTTACGGAGCGTGCCACCCGGAAGGACGCGCTCTATCGCACCGTCGGAATCAAGGTCGTCACACCGCCCTTCGACGTGAACACGCGGGCGCGCTCGCTTTCCGGTCCCGTCGACGACCCCGATCTGGTCGATCGGATCGTGCGGGACCTCCTCTCCGAGTTCGAGGGCGAGCGGATCCGAAAGATCGGCGTGCGCGTCTCGAATCTGGAGTTCGGCGCGGCCGCACAGTCGAGTCTCGACGGCTGGGTCGGGGGAGACGGTGTAGCGGGCGGATCCGGTGAGGACGACTCGGACCCCGTCGACTCGGCCGCTCGCCGGGGACAGGCGTCGCTCTCGGAGTTCGAGTGA
- a CDS encoding DUF7504 family protein — protein MTTHEARNDLVLAPKTSPVEDIERVLVQGEFTEEWNVLVVAYGWDHRSLKKTWHDRIEERPAAFGAISVGTGSDSSSGAAPISRSGCDITAAVRNPTDLAELGTTISLFLDDWTEGTTLVCFHSLECLIDRVGSRAAFRFLHVLTRRLAGIDAISQFSLDPSATDDRIVRTLEPLFDSVHEPEDPTPTITPETAFDVLRDSRRQHVLRYIYERDGSVPLSALVKRIAHHEPDADADRIEISMHHSHLPKLEDAGLISVGETHVTGCPAIEALEPHLELVADHDRPD, from the coding sequence ATGACTACGCACGAAGCCCGAAACGACCTGGTTCTCGCCCCGAAGACGAGCCCGGTCGAGGACATCGAGCGAGTCCTCGTGCAGGGCGAATTCACGGAGGAGTGGAACGTACTGGTCGTTGCCTACGGGTGGGATCACCGGAGTCTCAAGAAGACGTGGCACGACCGGATCGAGGAGAGACCCGCCGCCTTCGGGGCGATCTCGGTCGGCACCGGGAGCGACAGTTCGAGCGGCGCCGCGCCCATCTCCCGATCGGGGTGTGACATCACGGCTGCCGTCCGGAACCCGACGGATCTAGCGGAACTAGGGACGACGATCAGCCTGTTTCTCGACGACTGGACCGAGGGGACGACGCTCGTCTGTTTTCACTCGCTGGAGTGTCTGATCGACCGCGTCGGGTCTCGAGCGGCGTTCCGGTTCCTGCACGTCCTGACCCGACGACTCGCAGGGATCGACGCGATCTCGCAGTTCTCGCTCGATCCGTCGGCCACCGACGACCGGATCGTCCGGACGCTCGAACCACTCTTCGATTCCGTCCATGAACCGGAGGACCCGACCCCGACGATCACCCCCGAAACGGCCTTCGACGTACTGCGTGATTCCCGTCGTCAGCACGTGCTACGATATATATACGAACGCGACGGTTCGGTACCCCTCTCGGCGCTCGTCAAGCGGATCGCCCATCACGAACCCGACGCTGACGCGGATCGCATCGAGATCTCGATGCACCATTCACACCTCCCGAAACTCGAGGACGCGGGCCTGATCTCGGTCGGGGAGACCCACGTCACGGGTTGCCCTGCGATCGAGGCGCTCGAACCCCATCTCGAACTGGTCGCTGACCACGACCGTCCCGATTAG
- a CDS encoding mechanosensitive ion channel family protein, which produces MSADTTGGHPPAALRTEWIIELQQSYFSATGVQLLATVVIGVLVILAMKFGRRLETLVDHRYGRNVGEASRVIWLLAVVATGVYSLSIVWHVTYFIDIVFRTLAIDRWTAVQQFMTIAIVLVAYLLIRFANRSIDQLQRTSSLTKHQSEVAYHVSDIGIALGTMTLVLTLWGVDLTNIFIGAGAITAIVGLAARETLAAVLAGFILLFSRPFRVGDWIEVKDHSGIVKDVTIFNTKIQTFSDEHVLVPNDIITESDLTNLSRNDQLRVEVEVGIDYETDVHYAREVVVEAVEDLDSIRSSPDPHVIAKRFADSSILLEVRVWIGEPTMRRRWNARTDAIEAIKDAFDREGITIPYPQRVQSARGDGFDVGVPSTDETTAVSVGNE; this is translated from the coding sequence ATGTCGGCTGACACCACCGGAGGTCACCCCCCCGCAGCCCTCCGAACGGAGTGGATCATCGAGTTACAGCAGTCGTACTTCTCGGCGACGGGCGTGCAACTCCTCGCAACGGTGGTGATCGGTGTGCTAGTCATCCTCGCAATGAAGTTCGGCCGTCGCCTGGAAACCCTCGTCGATCACCGCTACGGCCGTAACGTCGGGGAAGCCAGTCGGGTCATCTGGCTGCTGGCGGTCGTCGCCACCGGTGTCTACTCGCTGAGCATCGTCTGGCACGTCACCTACTTCATCGATATCGTCTTCAGAACGCTCGCGATCGATCGTTGGACGGCGGTCCAGCAGTTCATGACGATCGCGATCGTGCTGGTCGCGTACCTGCTGATTCGCTTTGCCAACCGGTCGATCGACCAACTCCAGCGGACCTCGTCGCTGACCAAACACCAGAGTGAAGTCGCCTACCACGTCTCGGACATCGGAATCGCGCTGGGGACGATGACGCTCGTGCTCACGCTGTGGGGGGTCGACCTGACCAACATCTTCATCGGCGCGGGCGCGATCACCGCGATCGTCGGACTGGCCGCACGCGAGACGCTCGCGGCGGTGCTTGCGGGGTTCATCCTGCTGTTTTCCCGCCCCTTCCGTGTCGGCGACTGGATCGAAGTCAAGGACCACTCGGGGATCGTCAAGGACGTGACGATCTTCAACACGAAGATCCAGACCTTCAGCGACGAACACGTGCTGGTGCCAAACGACATCATCACCGAGAGCGACCTCACGAACCTCTCGCGAAACGACCAGCTCCGCGTCGAAGTCGAGGTCGGAATCGACTACGAAACCGACGTTCACTACGCCCGCGAGGTCGTCGTCGAGGCCGTCGAGGATCTGGACTCGATCCGCTCCTCGCCCGACCCACACGTGATCGCGAAGCGCTTTGCCGACTCCTCGATCCTGCTCGAGGTGCGTGTGTGGATCGGCGAGCCCACGATGCGCCGGCGCTGGAACGCGAGGACGGACGCGATCGAGGCGATCAAGGACGCGTTCGACCGCGAGGGGATCACCATCCCGTACCCACAGCGCGTGCAGTCCGCACGTGGTGACGGGTTCGATGTCGGCGTCCCGTCGACGGACGAGACGACCGCCGTCTCGGTCGGGAACGAGTAA
- a CDS encoding NRAMP family divalent metal transporter: METGRESGKRLGPTWLAGAIAAGPATMASLLSAGAGYGYALLWVVILSALLGALGQYLAARLALFTERGIVSTVESHLGAGWAWVLVIDVVLAAGLAQLVIMKTVADVSSVLTGVDARVWGVLWALVLAIGLAGGGYRIAEVGAKLLVSLVVVLFVATAIVVPIDPGAAAGGLVPRIPAGLSGALVAAGVLGGAVHVTLLVMQSYTMRARGWTRADGALARFDIGSSMLLAFGGYSLAIFLVAASVLHTPGIDAATITAIGAGQALEPAVGTAATWLFLLGLLGAAVSTLGGNTVVPPYALADKLGWGQSVADPRYRALVVCVALASALGAFLEGSFFSLLVLVLAFGLVGTPFAIVVILLLLNDSGVVEEPLSLPANLGGLVLLGVALVTAGTFVREQAAAIADPLSAFVVVFAAGIGLATALLLVRFVRTAQRSTAVEA, from the coding sequence ATGGAGACGGGACGAGAGTCCGGGAAACGACTGGGACCGACCTGGCTCGCGGGGGCGATCGCGGCGGGGCCGGCGACGATGGCGAGTTTGTTGAGTGCAGGTGCGGGCTACGGCTATGCGCTTTTGTGGGTCGTGATCCTCTCTGCGCTTTTGGGTGCACTCGGGCAGTATCTGGCCGCCCGCCTCGCGCTCTTTACCGAACGGGGGATCGTCTCGACCGTCGAATCCCACCTCGGGGCGGGGTGGGCGTGGGTGCTCGTGATCGACGTGGTGCTCGCCGCCGGCCTCGCGCAGTTGGTGATCATGAAGACCGTCGCCGACGTGAGCAGCGTTCTCACCGGCGTCGACGCCCGGGTCTGGGGCGTCCTCTGGGCACTCGTCCTCGCGATCGGGCTGGCCGGCGGCGGCTACCGTATCGCCGAGGTCGGCGCGAAACTCCTCGTCTCGCTCGTGGTGGTGCTGTTCGTCGCGACGGCGATCGTCGTCCCGATCGACCCCGGAGCCGCCGCGGGCGGGCTGGTACCGCGGATTCCAGCGGGCCTCTCGGGCGCGCTCGTCGCCGCGGGTGTGCTGGGCGGCGCCGTCCACGTCACCTTACTCGTGATGCAGAGCTACACCATGCGTGCACGTGGTTGGACGCGCGCGGACGGCGCGCTCGCCCGCTTCGACATCGGATCGTCGATGCTGCTCGCCTTCGGCGGGTACAGCCTCGCCATCTTCCTCGTCGCGGCGAGCGTCCTCCATACCCCCGGGATCGACGCCGCCACGATCACCGCGATCGGGGCGGGACAAGCGCTCGAACCCGCCGTGGGCACGGCTGCCACGTGGCTCTTCTTGCTCGGGCTGCTTGGTGCTGCGGTCTCCACGCTCGGGGGCAATACCGTCGTCCCGCCGTACGCGCTCGCCGACAAACTGGGGTGGGGTCAGTCGGTCGCTGACCCGCGATACCGTGCGCTCGTGGTCTGTGTCGCGCTCGCCTCCGCGCTCGGGGCCTTTCTGGAAGGGTCGTTTTTCTCGCTTCTGGTACTCGTCCTCGCGTTCGGGCTGGTCGGTACGCCCTTCGCGATCGTCGTGATCCTCCTGTTGCTCAACGACTCCGGCGTGGTCGAGGAGCCCCTTTCGTTGCCCGCGAACCTCGGCGGGCTCGTGTTGCTCGGTGTGGCGCTCGTCACCGCCGGCACGTTCGTCCGCGAGCAGGCCGCCGCGATCGCCGATCCGCTCTCGGCGTTCGTCGTCGTCTTCGCCGCCGGGATCGGCCTCGCAACCGCACTCTTGCTCGTGCGGTTCGTCCGCACCGCGCAGCGATCCACTGCCGTCGAGGCATGA
- a CDS encoding FAD-binding oxidoreductase — MIDKHPAVIAKCVDVADVIAAVNFGRESDLETAIRSGGHNGPGLALVDDGLVIDLSDMRGIRVDPDEQTVRVEAGCTWGDVDHATHAFGLATVSGVISTTGVGGLTLGGGHGYLTRKYGLTIDNLVSADVVLADGRLVHASEDEHPDLFWALRGGGGNFGVATSFEFQAHPVETVVAGPLFWPIEELETTMRWYREWLPQAPEDVYAFYLIAEVPGDPFPEELHGENVCGLMWCYLGPNDRIDDVLEPARDIAEPLFEHIEEMPYSTVQGMFDPLYPPGDHWYWKGDFVRDLTDEAIAEHQRFREVPTPQSTMHLYPVNGAVNHVDADETAWRYRDANWSMVIVGVDPDSAKSEEITTWAQEYWEALHPYSADGSYINFMMEEGQDRIRATYGDNYERLQEVKARYDPDNFFDVNQNIQPAD; from the coding sequence ATGATCGACAAGCACCCGGCAGTGATCGCCAAGTGCGTCGATGTGGCGGACGTGATCGCGGCTGTGAATTTCGGCCGCGAATCCGACCTCGAGACCGCCATCCGTAGCGGTGGCCACAATGGACCGGGGCTGGCACTGGTGGACGATGGACTGGTCATCGACCTTTCCGATATGAGGGGGATTCGCGTCGATCCCGACGAGCAGACGGTGCGCGTCGAGGCCGGGTGCACGTGGGGGGACGTCGACCACGCTACCCACGCTTTCGGGCTGGCGACGGTCAGCGGAGTCATCTCCACGACCGGTGTCGGGGGGCTAACCCTCGGCGGCGGTCATGGCTATCTAACCCGCAAGTACGGCCTGACTATCGACAATCTCGTAAGCGCGGATGTCGTGCTGGCCGATGGACGGCTGGTTCACGCGAGTGAGGACGAGCATCCGGACCTGTTCTGGGCGCTGCGCGGCGGTGGCGGCAACTTCGGTGTGGCCACTTCGTTCGAGTTCCAGGCACATCCAGTCGAGACGGTCGTCGCCGGACCGCTGTTCTGGCCGATCGAGGAACTCGAGACCACCATGCGCTGGTACCGTGAGTGGCTGCCCCAAGCGCCCGAGGACGTCTACGCCTTTTATTTGATCGCGGAGGTGCCCGGCGACCCCTTCCCGGAGGAACTCCATGGCGAGAACGTCTGTGGACTGATGTGGTGCTATTTAGGGCCGAATGACCGGATCGATGATGTACTCGAACCAGCCCGCGACATCGCCGAACCGCTGTTCGAGCACATCGAGGAGATGCCCTATTCGACGGTCCAAGGGATGTTCGATCCGTTGTACCCACCTGGAGATCACTGGTACTGGAAAGGTGACTTCGTGCGCGACCTGACCGACGAGGCCATTGCAGAACATCAGCGCTTTAGGGAGGTACCGACGCCACAGTCAACGATGCACCTCTATCCCGTTAACGGGGCCGTCAACCACGTTGACGCGGACGAGACCGCTTGGCGTTATCGCGACGCGAACTGGTCGATGGTCATCGTAGGCGTTGATCCGGATTCGGCCAAGAGTGAAGAGATCACTACATGGGCCCAAGAGTACTGGGAAGCGCTACATCCATATTCGGCCGATGGCTCGTACATCAACTTCATGATGGAAGAGGGCCAGGACCGAATACGCGCGACGTATGGCGATAATTACGAGCGGTTACAGGAGGTCAAGGCCAGGTACGATCCCGACAACTTCTTCGACGTGAACCAGAACATCCAGCCGGCGGACTGA